A stretch of Triticum aestivum cultivar Chinese Spring chromosome 1D, IWGSC CS RefSeq v2.1, whole genome shotgun sequence DNA encodes these proteins:
- the LOC123159277 gene encoding uncharacterized hydrolase YugF yields the protein MTFASNMRLVLPLSISWFDDSDSRSAEKSTNLSAIIDRRRQKGKNTRDNRWPLGETERAADMAALAHHHRVLLSFTSFATPRTHLPCASSSPPPTHARLRGARVLRHASGGGGSSSAAPVSSSSLEELSRSCTTWSWRGMRVNYLVRGEGPPVLLVHGFGASVAHWRRNIGVLSESNTVYAIDLLGFGASDKPAGFSYTMETWAELILEFLDEVVKRPTVLVGNSVGSLACVIAASDSTRDLVRGLVLLNCSGGMNNKAIVDDWRIKLLLPLLWLIDFLLKQKSIASALFGRVKERENLKNILMSVYGNKDAVDDELVEIIRGPADTEGALDAFVSTVTGPPGPSPIALMPRIKIPVLVLWGDEDPFTPIDGPVGKYFSGLPSELPNVRLYMLEGVGHCPHDDRPDLVHEKLLPWLASLPSAAEPEVAVA from the exons ATGACGTTCGCGTCAAATATGAGGCTTGTGTTGCCTTTGTCAATATCATGGTTTGACGATTCAGACTCCCGAAG TGCAGAAAAGAGCACAAATCTCAGCGCAATAATCGATCGACGACGCCAAAAAGGCAAAAACACACGAGACAACCGGTGGCCACTGGGGGAGACGGAGCGCGCGGCGGATATGGCCGCACTCGCCCACCACCACCGAGTCCTCCTTTCCTTCACCTCCTTCGCAACCCCAAGAACTCACCTACCCTGCGCATCCTCCTCGCCGCCTCCCACGCATGCCCGCCTCAGAGGCGCCCGTGTTCTCCGGCacgcctccggcggcggcggcagcagcagcgcggCCCCTGTCTCCAGCTCGTCCCTGGAGGAGCTGTCCCGGAGCTGCACCACCTGGTCATGGCGAGGGATGCGCGTGAACTACCTGGTCAGGGGGGAGGGCCCGCCCGTGCTGCTCGTCCACGGCTTCGGCGCCTCCGTCGCGCACTGGCGCAG GAACATTGGCGTGTTGTCTGAATCCAACACGGTCTATGCCATCGATTTGCTCGGGTTTGGGGCGTCAGACAAGCCTGCTGGATTCTCTTACACCATGGAAACTTGGGCCGAG TTGATCCTGGAGTTCTTGGACGAGGTCGTCAAGAGGCCCACCGTGCTTGTTGGCAACTCTGTGGGCAGCCTTGCTTGTGTCATTGCCGCCTCAG ATTCTACCAGGGACCTTGTCCGGGGGCTTGTGCTGCTGAACTGCTCAGGTGGGATGAACAACAAGGCGATCGTCGATGACTGGAGGATCAAGCTGCTCTTGCCTCTGCTCTGGTTAATCGACTTTCTGCTCAAACAAAAGAGCATCGCATCGGCACTCTTCGGCCGCGTTAAAGAAAG GGAGAATCTGAAGAACATCTTGATGTCTGTCTACGGAAACAAGGACGCCGTGGATGATGAACTGGTCGAG ATCATAAGAGGGCCGGCTGACACCGAAGGTGCTCTGGACGCGTTCGTGTCGACGGTGACGGGCCCGCCGGGGCCTAGCCCGATAGCCCTGATGCCGAGGATCAAGATTCCGGTGTTGGTTCTGTGGGGAGACGAGGATCCCTTCACCCCGATCGACGGGCCCGTGGGGAAGTACTTCTCCGGCCTCCCGTCGGAGCTTCCCAACGTGAGGCTCTACATGCTGGAGGGGGTTGGCCACTGCCCGCACGACGATCGGCCGGACCTCGTGCACGAGAAGCTGCTGCCATGGCTGGCCAGTCTCCCGTCCGCGGCCGAGCCTGAGGTGGCGGTAGCTTAA